Proteins co-encoded in one Pseudorhizobium banfieldiae genomic window:
- a CDS encoding lytic transglycosylase domain-containing protein, producing MNRSIVALAACFTMLVALPQASFAAEEKTKSKTVALETKVTKPGYASPKNAVSDAAHAGKPYSKIIAKYAKAYGVPVDLAHAVVQVESNFNAKARGSAGEVGLMQIKPATARMMGYKGSVKNLYNPETNIQFGMKYLAAAHELGGGKTCGTILKYNAGHGAKRMNPVSKRYCGKVQAILSS from the coding sequence ATGAATAGATCGATTGTTGCTCTCGCGGCGTGCTTCACCATGCTTGTTGCCCTTCCCCAGGCGTCCTTCGCTGCGGAGGAAAAGACCAAGTCGAAGACCGTTGCGCTGGAAACGAAGGTCACAAAGCCGGGATATGCTTCGCCGAAGAACGCCGTCTCGGATGCCGCGCATGCCGGCAAGCCCTATTCGAAGATCATCGCCAAGTACGCCAAGGCTTACGGCGTGCCAGTCGATCTCGCCCACGCGGTGGTCCAGGTCGAGAGCAACTTCAACGCCAAGGCGCGCGGCAGTGCCGGCGAAGTCGGGCTGATGCAGATCAAGCCGGCGACGGCGCGCATGATGGGCTACAAGGGCAGCGTCAAGAACCTCTACAATCCGGAAACCAATATCCAGTTCGGCATGAAGTATCTCGCTGCCGCCCACGAACTCGGCGGCGGCAAGACCTGCGGCACGATCCTGAAATACAATGCCGGGCACGGCGCAAAGCGCATGAACCCGGTTTCCAAGCGCTACTGTGGCAAGGTCCAGGCGATCCTGTCCTCCTGA
- a CDS encoding N-acetylmuramoyl-L-alanine amidase yields MNHFAADHVGATVIPSPNFGPRAGEREPDMIVLHYTGMPDHEQALSWLCNPDSQVSSHYFIHEDGLIVQLVPESERAWHAGKSCWGGESDVNSASIGIEVANAGHPAGLPEFPTAQVDALIRLCRDCGQRWQIAPERILAHSDVAPIRKLDPGENFPWGRLHAEGVGHWVQPAPIGGGRFFQLGEVGQPIEALQSMLSLYGYDIEINGKFGERTKGVVEAFQRHFRPARVDGIADISTIDTLHRLLTSLPRYNRA; encoded by the coding sequence ATGAACCACTTCGCTGCCGACCATGTCGGCGCAACGGTTATTCCCTCTCCGAATTTCGGGCCACGCGCCGGCGAGCGTGAGCCAGACATGATCGTCCTGCACTATACCGGCATGCCGGACCACGAGCAGGCCTTGTCGTGGCTCTGCAATCCCGACAGCCAGGTCTCGAGCCACTACTTCATCCACGAAGACGGACTCATCGTACAGCTCGTACCGGAGTCGGAGCGAGCCTGGCATGCGGGAAAGAGCTGCTGGGGCGGCGAAAGTGATGTGAATTCCGCCTCGATCGGCATCGAGGTCGCCAATGCCGGACACCCGGCCGGTCTTCCCGAATTCCCGACGGCGCAGGTCGATGCCTTGATCAGATTGTGTCGCGATTGCGGCCAGCGGTGGCAGATTGCCCCGGAACGGATCCTTGCTCACTCGGATGTGGCGCCGATCCGCAAGCTCGATCCGGGAGAAAATTTTCCCTGGGGAAGACTTCACGCCGAGGGGGTAGGACACTGGGTACAACCGGCGCCGATCGGCGGCGGCCGGTTCTTCCAGCTTGGCGAAGTGGGCCAACCCATCGAAGCCCTGCAGTCCATGCTCTCTCTCTACGGCTATGATATTGAGATCAATGGCAAGTTCGGGGAGCGAACGAAGGGCGTCGTCGAGGCCTTCCAACGCCATTTTCGACCGGCGCGCGTGGACGGAATCGCCGATATCTCGACGATCGATACGCTGCACAGGTTGCTGACGTCACTGCCAAGATACAACCGGGCGTAA
- a CDS encoding FAD-dependent oxidoreductase encodes MAAHFKYIVIGGGMMGAAAARHLSQRVDGVALIGPGEPADYRSHDGVFASHYDEARITRRFDADPLWASFAQRAIDRYREIEEGSGIRFFSEAGCLFAGPEPRSHADYLHRATEVATSTELEIERLTSGELQSRFAQFDFPSHLIGYHESSQAGHINPRALVRAQIALAKRGGAMVLDALATSVREEGSRVEVIAGGETFYADRVLIAAGAFSNLNALLPRPLQMRAAPRTVVFFELDEQAMTVFGTMPSTIVFTEREEDHVYILPPVRYPDGKTYLKLGGDIETGDLARPEEFRAWFGSDGNPEERQRLVDTALQLMPALEGRPTSSAACVATFTPTCRPYAGFVESSRIAVLTGGNFVAAKSSDELGRLGSVLLLEGGLSDDDYGTLMTPLFR; translated from the coding sequence ATGGCAGCGCATTTCAAATACATCGTCATCGGTGGCGGCATGATGGGTGCCGCTGCCGCCCGCCACCTCTCCCAGCGTGTCGACGGTGTCGCGCTGATCGGCCCGGGAGAGCCCGCCGACTACCGATCCCATGACGGGGTCTTTGCCAGCCACTATGACGAGGCCCGAATCACTCGCCGGTTCGATGCCGATCCGCTCTGGGCAAGCTTCGCGCAGCGAGCGATCGACCGCTACCGGGAGATCGAGGAGGGCAGTGGTATCCGCTTCTTCTCCGAAGCTGGGTGCCTGTTTGCTGGACCCGAGCCCAGATCCCATGCCGACTATCTCCACCGCGCGACCGAGGTCGCCACGTCTACGGAACTGGAGATCGAGAGGCTGACGTCCGGCGAACTCCAAAGCCGCTTTGCGCAGTTCGACTTTCCGTCCCATCTGATCGGCTATCACGAATCGTCGCAGGCCGGTCACATCAACCCGAGGGCGCTGGTGCGTGCGCAGATTGCACTGGCGAAGCGCGGCGGTGCGATGGTGCTGGATGCGCTTGCGACATCGGTACGGGAGGAGGGCAGCCGGGTCGAGGTCATTGCAGGCGGTGAGACCTTCTATGCCGATCGTGTGCTGATTGCTGCGGGCGCCTTCAGCAACCTGAATGCTCTCCTGCCTCGTCCTCTGCAGATGCGCGCGGCGCCGCGAACGGTGGTCTTCTTCGAACTCGACGAGCAGGCAATGACTGTCTTCGGCACGATGCCGTCCACTATCGTCTTCACGGAGCGCGAAGAGGATCATGTCTATATCCTGCCGCCCGTCCGCTACCCCGACGGAAAGACCTATCTCAAGCTCGGTGGCGACATAGAGACTGGCGACCTGGCACGCCCGGAAGAGTTCCGCGCCTGGTTCGGGTCCGATGGCAATCCCGAGGAACGCCAGCGGCTGGTCGACACTGCCCTGCAACTGATGCCGGCCCTCGAGGGACGCCCGACATCGTCTGCCGCCTGTGTCGCGACATTCACGCCGACATGTCGTCCGTATGCAGGCTTCGTGGAATCGTCACGTATCGCGGTCCTGACCGGGGGCAATTTCGTCGCCGCGAAATCATCCGACGAACTGGGACGGCTCGGTTCGGTCCTTCTTCTGGAAGGGGGCTTGAGCGACGACGACTACGGCACTCTGATGACGCCACTCTTCCGGTGA
- a CDS encoding J domain-containing protein: protein MFFDFSCFQISSLWDRLLGAIGDTAGSALGRVVEAIRTLFEGDPETRRQVSFSVAIIALSAKMAKADGVVTEKEVDAFRQIFDFPEEEARNVARLYNLARQDIAGFEAYASKLANLCGSGDENCPMLENVIDGLFHIAKADGLMHEGELAFLARIAEIFRIDEEHFRRIMARHVHLEGRDPYLVLGVSPTDELSEIRRIYRRLASEHHPDRLIARGVPAALHAAANERMAALNAAFAAIEKERRAA from the coding sequence ATGTTCTTCGATTTTTCCTGCTTCCAGATTTCCTCCCTTTGGGATCGGCTCCTCGGTGCAATCGGCGATACGGCCGGAAGTGCGCTCGGGCGCGTGGTCGAAGCAATCCGGACACTTTTCGAAGGTGATCCCGAGACGCGGCGCCAGGTGTCGTTCTCGGTCGCCATCATTGCACTCTCCGCCAAGATGGCGAAGGCAGACGGCGTGGTGACCGAAAAGGAAGTGGACGCGTTCCGACAAATCTTTGATTTTCCCGAAGAAGAGGCTCGCAACGTTGCGCGCCTCTACAATTTGGCGCGCCAGGACATCGCGGGCTTCGAAGCCTATGCCTCCAAGCTCGCCAACCTCTGCGGCAGTGGTGACGAGAACTGCCCGATGCTCGAGAACGTCATCGACGGCCTGTTTCATATCGCCAAGGCCGATGGCTTGATGCATGAAGGGGAGCTAGCCTTCCTGGCGCGGATCGCGGAGATCTTCCGGATCGACGAGGAGCATTTCCGGAGGATCATGGCCCGTCACGTGCATCTGGAAGGGCGCGATCCCTATCTGGTGCTTGGCGTGTCGCCGACCGACGAACTCTCCGAGATTCGTCGGATCTATCGCCGCCTGGCTTCTGAGCATCATCCCGACCGTCTGATCGCACGCGGCGTGCCGGCAGCATTGCATGCCGCGGCGAATGAACGTATGGCAGCGCTCAACGCGGCCTTCGCCGCGATCGAGAAAGAGCGCCGCGCTGCATGA